The Flavobacterium praedii genome window below encodes:
- a CDS encoding heavy-metal-associated domain-containing protein, translating into MNINLNEKETTFHFKTNIKCGGCIATVTPFLNAAKGITKWTVDTTASDKILTVTSNGILESEIIDIVQKAGFKIEVLN; encoded by the coding sequence ATGAACATTAATCTAAACGAAAAAGAAACCACATTTCATTTCAAAACAAATATAAAATGTGGCGGTTGCATAGCTACAGTAACACCTTTTTTAAATGCTGCAAAAGGAATTACTAAATGGACAGTAGATACTACAGCTAGTGACAAAATACTTACTGTAACTTCCAATGGTATTTTGGAAAGTGAAATTATTGATATAGTTCAAAAAGCAGGTTTTAAAATTGAAGTTTTAAACTAA
- a CDS encoding heavy metal translocating P-type ATPase, which translates to MTTDQRITFHIPLENVESEHCALIVDKGLDKIKSISSHKVELNNNRAIITVTKPEALFDAVAAIRSLGYGVTTLKKNIPVLEMSCASCAIGVETAIKNQPGIVSASVNFATATVAIEYLPNIITVPEIKKSVQLAGYDLFIEEGNKEQESLEEIHEKKFSQLKLKTLWAGLLTVPLVIIGMFFMDIPYANEIMWVLSTPVVVWFGQNFYINAWKQAKHRSANMDTLVALGTGVAYVFSVFNTVFPNFWHERGLHAHVYFEAAAVIITFILLGKLLEEKAKGNTSTALKKLMGLQPKSVTVITKDNQQITIAIDNVNEGDIILVKPGEQIAVDGIVTKGNSYVDESMLSGEPIPILKKEHEKVYAGTINQKGSFQFCAEKVGSETMLAHIIKMVQEAQGSKAPVQKLVDKIAGIFVPIVIGIAIITFVTWIIFGGTNGFSQGLIAFATVLVIACPCALGLATPTAIMVGIGKAAEKGILIKDAVSLELAHKVNAVVLDKTGTITEGKPIVTNSHWINDTTALKQILVSIEKQSEHPLAEAVLHHFDDNNSIDLEHFESITGKGVAATVMGKTYLVGNKKLLQEKNIEISNDLIAKANEWSGESKTVIWFSDDTHAIAAIAIADKIKETSIAAIKQLQESGIAIYMLTGDNETTAAAMSKKTGISNYKAEVLPEQKAAFVKQLQNEGKIVAMVGDGINDSTALAQADVSIAMGKGSDIAMDVAKMTIISSDLNKIHEAIILSKQTVATIKQNLFWALFYNVISIPIAAGILYPINGFLLNPMLAGAAMALSSVSVVSNSLRLKWKK; encoded by the coding sequence ATGACAACTGATCAAAGAATTACATTTCATATTCCATTGGAGAATGTAGAAAGCGAACATTGTGCGCTTATCGTCGATAAAGGTCTAGATAAAATAAAAAGTATCAGTTCCCATAAAGTGGAACTTAACAATAATAGAGCCATTATTACAGTAACAAAACCCGAAGCGTTGTTTGACGCTGTTGCTGCAATTCGGAGTTTAGGATATGGCGTGACTACCCTAAAAAAAAACATCCCCGTTCTCGAAATGAGTTGCGCTTCCTGTGCAATTGGGGTAGAAACGGCTATAAAAAATCAACCAGGAATCGTTAGCGCGTCGGTCAATTTTGCTACAGCTACGGTAGCCATCGAATATTTGCCCAACATTATTACTGTACCCGAAATCAAGAAATCGGTCCAGTTGGCTGGTTATGATTTATTTATAGAAGAAGGAAATAAAGAACAAGAATCGCTGGAAGAAATACACGAAAAAAAATTCAGCCAGTTGAAATTGAAAACCCTTTGGGCTGGATTGCTTACAGTACCATTGGTAATCATTGGGATGTTTTTTATGGATATTCCGTACGCAAACGAAATCATGTGGGTTTTATCGACTCCAGTAGTCGTTTGGTTTGGTCAAAACTTCTACATCAATGCTTGGAAACAAGCCAAACATCGTTCGGCTAATATGGACACATTGGTGGCTTTGGGAACAGGAGTCGCCTATGTTTTTAGTGTATTCAATACTGTATTTCCTAATTTTTGGCACGAAAGAGGTTTACATGCCCACGTCTATTTTGAAGCCGCAGCAGTAATCATAACATTCATATTGTTAGGTAAATTACTCGAAGAAAAAGCCAAAGGAAATACATCGACAGCGTTAAAAAAACTTATGGGATTACAACCCAAATCGGTTACTGTGATAACCAAAGATAATCAACAAATTACAATTGCGATTGATAATGTAAACGAAGGAGACATTATTCTCGTCAAACCAGGAGAACAAATTGCAGTTGATGGCATCGTAACCAAAGGAAACTCTTATGTAGATGAAAGTATGCTGAGTGGGGAACCTATTCCGATATTGAAAAAAGAGCATGAAAAAGTATATGCTGGAACGATTAACCAAAAAGGAAGTTTTCAATTTTGTGCAGAGAAAGTTGGTTCCGAAACGATGTTGGCTCACATAATTAAAATGGTCCAGGAAGCACAAGGCAGCAAAGCGCCTGTACAAAAACTAGTCGACAAAATAGCAGGAATTTTTGTTCCTATTGTAATTGGAATTGCAATTATCACATTTGTTACATGGATTATTTTTGGCGGTACAAATGGTTTCTCTCAAGGATTGATAGCTTTTGCTACTGTTTTGGTGATTGCCTGTCCATGTGCCTTGGGATTGGCAACTCCTACCGCAATTATGGTTGGAATTGGTAAAGCTGCCGAAAAAGGAATTTTGATTAAAGATGCTGTAAGTTTGGAATTGGCACATAAAGTGAATGCTGTTGTTCTGGACAAAACGGGTACAATTACTGAAGGCAAACCAATTGTAACCAATTCACATTGGATAAACGATACAACAGCTCTAAAACAAATCTTAGTCAGTATCGAAAAACAATCCGAACATCCATTGGCGGAAGCCGTACTACACCATTTTGATGACAACAATAGTATTGATTTAGAACATTTTGAAAGCATCACTGGAAAAGGAGTTGCTGCAACTGTAATGGGCAAAACGTATTTGGTAGGAAACAAAAAATTATTGCAGGAAAAAAATATTGAAATTTCAAATGACCTTATTGCAAAAGCAAACGAATGGAGTGGCGAATCAAAAACTGTAATTTGGTTTTCGGATGATACTCATGCAATTGCAGCAATTGCCATTGCCGATAAAATTAAGGAAACGTCTATAGCTGCTATAAAGCAATTACAAGAGTCTGGAATAGCCATTTATATGTTGACAGGTGATAATGAAACTACGGCAGCAGCAATGTCTAAAAAAACAGGAATTTCGAACTATAAAGCCGAGGTTTTGCCCGAACAAAAGGCCGCTTTTGTAAAACAATTACAAAACGAAGGAAAAATTGTAGCAATGGTTGGAGACGGAATTAACGACAGTACCGCTTTGGCGCAAGCTGATGTCAGTATTGCAATGGGAAAAGGTAGCGATATTGCAATGGATGTGGCCAAAATGACCATCATTTCATCAGATCTCAATAAAATCCATGAAGCCATTATACTATCCAAACAAACCGTGGCGACGATTAAACAAAACTTATTTTGGGCATTATTTTATAATGTGATCAGTATACCAATTGCGGCGGGAATTTTATATCCCATCAACGGATTTCTGCTGAATCCCATGCTTGCAGGAGCAGCAATGGCGTTGAGCAGTGTAAGTGTGGTGAGCAACAGCCTTAGACTAAAATGGAAAAAATAA
- a CDS encoding AraC family transcriptional regulator encodes MILYIKNMVCNRCKMVVKSELEKLGMVTQRVELGEVTIDKDLDHTEKEQLDHVLKELGFELIDDKKSRYIEKIKSLIIELIQEQNNNLKITLSDYLSQKVHHDYFYLSNLFSEIEGTTIEKYFIAQKIEKVKELLAYKELSLGEIAFQLNYSSVAHLSNQFKKVTGLAPSHFKNIRLGGRKSLDEV; translated from the coding sequence ATGATTCTATATATCAAAAATATGGTTTGCAACCGATGTAAAATGGTAGTCAAATCTGAATTGGAAAAACTTGGCATGGTCACTCAAAGAGTCGAATTGGGCGAAGTTACGATTGACAAAGATTTAGATCATACCGAAAAAGAACAACTAGACCATGTACTTAAAGAATTAGGCTTTGAATTAATTGATGATAAAAAAAGTAGGTATATTGAAAAAATAAAATCTTTAATTATCGAATTAATCCAAGAGCAAAACAATAATTTAAAAATCACCTTATCCGATTATTTGAGTCAAAAAGTACATCACGATTATTTCTATCTTTCGAATCTTTTTTCAGAAATTGAAGGTACCACTATCGAGAAATATTTTATTGCCCAAAAAATTGAAAAAGTCAAAGAATTATTAGCTTACAAAGAATTGTCTTTGGGAGAAATTGCATTTCAATTGAACTATTCGAGTGTAGCACACCTAAGCAATCAATTTAAAAAAGTAACAGGCCTTGCTCCTAGCCATTTCAAGAACATACGATTAGGAGGTAGAAAATCTTTGGATGAAGTATAA
- a CDS encoding AMP-binding protein, with product MIPKIELATTTEIKSFQEQKLVEILNYVNSNSPFYKALFSKKNIDISSIKTLEDLSLLPLTKKEDLQKHNDDFLCVSANKIIDYATTSGTLGDPVTFGLTDKDLDRLAYNEAISFDCAGIKEGDVVQLMTTIDRRFMAGLAYFLGLRKMKVGVIRVGAGIPELQWDSILKYKPTYLITVPSFLLKMIEYAENHSIDLNNSSVKGAICIGEPLRNQDFSMNVLSKKITDKWNIKLFSTYASTEMSTAFTECEHGVGGHHHPELIIIEVLDAANNPVKNGESGELVFTTLGIEAMPLIRFKTGDIVQLHTEPCLCGRKTMRVGPVIGRKQQMIKYKGTTLYPPAMNDVLNDFDNIESYIIEISTNDLGTDEILIKIVVKNPTPVFMQELKDHFRAKLRVTPKIEFTTSEALKPLIFNPMSRKPIHFFDNRKNIL from the coding sequence ATGATTCCAAAGATAGAACTAGCCACTACAACCGAAATAAAATCGTTTCAGGAACAAAAATTAGTAGAAATATTAAACTATGTCAATAGCAATTCTCCTTTTTATAAAGCTCTTTTTTCTAAAAAAAATATTGATATTTCCAGTATAAAAACCCTTGAGGATTTATCGCTTTTGCCCCTTACCAAAAAAGAAGATTTACAAAAGCACAATGATGATTTTTTGTGTGTTTCTGCAAATAAAATTATAGATTATGCCACTACATCTGGAACTTTGGGCGATCCTGTTACTTTTGGATTGACCGATAAAGATTTGGATCGATTGGCTTATAACGAAGCCATTTCATTTGATTGTGCGGGTATAAAAGAAGGTGATGTTGTGCAACTAATGACCACTATTGATCGCCGTTTTATGGCAGGATTGGCTTATTTCTTGGGTCTTCGAAAAATGAAAGTAGGAGTGATTCGTGTTGGTGCGGGAATACCAGAATTGCAGTGGGATTCTATTTTAAAATACAAACCTACGTATTTAATTACTGTTCCTTCCTTTTTATTGAAAATGATCGAATATGCCGAAAATCACAGTATTGACTTGAATAATTCGAGTGTAAAAGGCGCTATCTGTATTGGAGAACCTCTCCGAAATCAAGATTTCAGCATGAATGTGTTATCCAAAAAAATTACGGATAAATGGAACATCAAGTTGTTTTCAACCTATGCTTCTACCGAAATGAGTACAGCCTTTACAGAATGTGAACATGGAGTAGGAGGGCATCATCATCCCGAATTGATTATTATTGAAGTACTGGATGCAGCTAATAATCCAGTAAAAAATGGTGAATCTGGTGAATTAGTATTTACCACTTTGGGAATAGAAGCCATGCCGTTGATCCGTTTTAAAACAGGTGATATTGTACAATTGCATACCGAACCTTGTTTGTGTGGTCGAAAAACAATGCGAGTGGGACCCGTTATTGGAAGGAAACAACAAATGATAAAATACAAAGGAACAACTTTGTATCCGCCTGCGATGAATGATGTTTTGAACGATTTTGATAACATTGAAAGTTACATTATCGAAATTTCGACCAATGATTTGGGAACAGATGAAATTCTGATAAAGATTGTGGTTAAAAATCCAACACCTGTTTTTATGCAGGAATTAAAAGATCATTTTAGAGCCAAATTGCGTGTAACTCCTAAAATAGAATTTACAACAAGTGAAGCCCTAAAACCACTTATTTTTAATCCAATGAGTCGGAAACCAATTCATTTTTTCGATAACAGAAAAAACATTCTTTAG
- a CDS encoding C45 family autoproteolytic acyltransferase/hydolase encodes MKKHLCYIVFLFFMVASCGTSKSMRHQPNIANYNSTIPIVEKKSNTAFYTGHNFLLKNKQKLWELYVEGDPLERGLAIGSLTDSLLKKQEYVFFEKVNDLVPSNFKKRVMVDFLNWYNRKLFLNVENEFQAEIYGLSQYSPQDLNYIAPSFLRDLYLHGAHDIGHAVQDLALVGCSSFAAWGDKTEDGNLILGRNFDFYVGDAFAKDKIVAFVNPKDGYPFMMLTWPGMIGVCSGMNVEGLTVTINAGKSKIPLIAKTPISILTREIVQYAKTIDEAIAIAKKKKVFVSESIMVGSAKDNRAVLIEITPDNLGVFEVSNGTQLVSTNHFQSDALKGNERNKKQIKNSHSQYRFDRMNQLLDQSSKITPQIAVDILRNKEGLNNIPLGYGNDKALNHLLAHHGIVFQPAKQLVWVSSSPYQLGEFVCYDLSAIFKNSNANGNLVSIEDEFKNIAADPFLETVEYKNYEQFRVEDKKMDFFLENKKELSPDYINYYQSLNPDYWVVYYKVGLYFYQNKKYTLAKEQFEKTLTKEISTLPEREKISHYIKKIKTKRL; translated from the coding sequence ATGAAAAAACATCTTTGTTATATTGTATTTCTCTTTTTTATGGTTGCTTCTTGTGGCACTTCAAAATCGATGCGACACCAACCTAATATCGCAAATTACAACAGCACCATCCCCATTGTTGAAAAAAAGTCCAATACTGCTTTTTATACAGGTCATAATTTTTTACTTAAAAACAAACAAAAATTGTGGGAACTCTACGTTGAAGGAGATCCTCTGGAGCGTGGTTTGGCTATTGGCAGTTTGACGGATTCTTTATTAAAAAAACAAGAGTATGTTTTCTTTGAAAAAGTAAATGATTTGGTTCCTTCCAATTTTAAAAAGCGTGTAATGGTTGACTTTTTAAATTGGTACAATCGGAAGTTATTCTTAAATGTAGAAAATGAATTTCAAGCCGAAATTTATGGGCTTTCACAATATTCACCTCAGGATTTAAACTATATTGCTCCAAGTTTTTTAAGAGATTTGTATTTGCATGGTGCTCATGATATTGGTCATGCTGTTCAGGACTTAGCTTTAGTAGGTTGTTCATCATTTGCTGCTTGGGGTGATAAAACCGAAGATGGAAATTTAATTCTTGGACGAAATTTTGATTTTTATGTTGGTGATGCTTTCGCAAAAGATAAAATAGTGGCATTTGTCAATCCAAAAGACGGCTACCCTTTTATGATGCTAACTTGGCCTGGAATGATAGGAGTCTGCTCTGGTATGAATGTCGAAGGTTTGACAGTAACCATAAATGCGGGTAAGTCAAAAATTCCATTGATTGCCAAAACTCCAATCTCTATTTTGACTCGAGAAATAGTGCAATATGCAAAAACCATTGATGAAGCAATTGCAATTGCAAAAAAGAAAAAAGTATTTGTTTCAGAATCAATTATGGTGGGAAGTGCCAAGGATAATAGGGCCGTTTTAATTGAAATTACACCTGATAATTTGGGAGTTTTTGAAGTGTCCAATGGTACTCAGTTGGTAAGTACCAATCATTTTCAAAGTGATGCTTTAAAAGGGAATGAACGTAATAAAAAACAAATTAAAAACAGTCATTCCCAATATCGTTTTGATCGAATGAACCAGTTATTGGATCAAAGTTCAAAAATTACTCCTCAAATTGCAGTGGATATATTACGAAACAAAGAGGGACTAAATAATATACCTTTGGGCTACGGGAATGATAAGGCTTTAAATCATTTATTAGCTCATCATGGAATTGTCTTTCAGCCTGCAAAACAATTAGTTTGGGTTTCGTCTAGTCCTTATCAATTGGGTGAATTTGTCTGTTATGATTTGTCTGCTATTTTTAAAAACAGCAATGCAAATGGCAACTTAGTTTCCATAGAAGATGAATTTAAAAATATTGCTGCTGATCCTTTTTTAGAAACAGTCGAATACAAAAACTATGAACAATTTCGGGTAGAAGATAAAAAAATGGACTTTTTTTTAGAAAACAAAAAAGAATTATCTCCTGATTATATCAACTATTATCAATCGTTAAATCCTGATTATTGGGTTGTTTATTATAAAGTTGGATTGTACTTTTATCAAAATAAAAAATATACTTTGGCTAAAGAACAATTTGAAAAAACATTGACCAAAGAGATTTCCACACTTCCTGAAAGAGAAAAGATTAGCCATTATATTAAGAAAATAAAAACAAAACGATTATGA